The following are encoded in a window of Salmo trutta chromosome 9, fSalTru1.1, whole genome shotgun sequence genomic DNA:
- the cenpe gene encoding centromere-associated protein E isoform X2, with protein MLEESAVKVCVRVRPLIEREETAAESAEPVKLYWKTDKKTIHQVDDGNLTKNFSFDRVFRAEETTLQLYQELAKPLVVSTVEGYNGTIFAYGQTSSGKTFTMMGSSLTPGVIPLAMEDVFHTIKTCPKKEFLLRVSYLEIYNETVTDLLCDSWKRKPLEIREGNNKNVYVADLTEELVTSPEQALAWIRKGEKNRHYGKTKMNQRSSRSHTIFRMILENRDRGDSASGENPDSAIIVSHLNLVDLAGAERASQTGAEGTRFKEGCNINRSLFTLGQVIKKLSDETQKGFTNYRDSKLTRILQNSLGGNAKTVIICTITPVTLEETLSTLQFASAAKNMKNDPHVTEVSDDGALLRRYRNEIVDLKRRLHEVSSVTQTTATEKETLSQILQEKDQLQREQEDRIKNLTKLLVTSSNFVTIKKMPKRRVTWGGKLPSPAFHHAGESDLSFAEPFFKKRKADMSVLTEQNEDGDEFDSTFDMEMNQSNLTVRGFAESEFLSPNQLNKLSEKVSCLELQLENETQQKQEAMEEVETFQRRVAELEKQLEGKSLMPADAQLEKETQQNQEDMEEVETFEMKVAELEKQLEKSQMPADAQEQMKKGFEETIQLCETLVSEKEMVATERDYLKQELNILMEQTENLKKEKAALLQEMEEKKEMDEFNSLEEESKREYEKELLNDISSLKKAMEVSGRKSQELEANLVAMSEELKKKGDWAEELQRSSDVDLVQQVKQLRRSLDDAEGLSRDTKKEWAHLRSENISLKERAVTLTAGYERMEAQVNGLRHQLETEKLSFKKMQVDLQRELQGAFEENTKLTTLLDGKVPKNLIDSIELEKTVAVLKKELDKSHEDERTLQAKIEDLSALQDLPDKVNSLMKQVCDLTEELCAVQKERDMLVSAKACSEEEAHQFRELAQSSQEQLVKLQDDLSKAELRENDLTQQCTDITEQLETLRKDLARSSVENSQLLTTVEESSLRLKENEQHRASIEDQLCGMQQVMKELEEKLAESESSKEKYDNLSQEHQDQIRQLSEEVIQVQAELKRQQHLNSEQQSCAQQDDQHQLQIQELRAALEAMTEERSQLNSDLQQNMEMAAETQGLLHSIQEELRQQRQVNSDLESQSLQKESLLEQQMRQLSDALESGEAERERLLFEKTDSPQNHAELEKLLSAVTSLTGERDQLQEILEGIREERNQLKRDLEDNVEMMIENQEELRVALEKIHHQEENMKPMETANLEELQSQLKEELESVRAERERLLSEKTDSSQNHAEELEKLLSTVTSLTEERNQLQEILKGVREERNQLKRNLEDKVEMQHLNSAHQPHREHQESDLRLQIQLEAVKELEERLEAVKEERSQLKTDLQDNVEMMIENQEELREAQEKIKSLQGKIQQLQTQNADVETRLNNINAPENTSCLGELQNQIRQLNEELKSVRDERERLLSEKTDSSLNHAEELEKLLSTVTSLTEERNQLQEILEGVREERNQLKRDLEDKVEMLQQLGEELETMTQERCQLKGDLQENLEMAAETQGLLHSIQEELRQQRQVNSDLESQSLQKESLLEQQAKQLNEELESVRERLLSEKTDSSQNHAEELEKLLSTVTSLTGERDQLQEILKGIREERNQLKRDLEDNVEMMIENQEELRVALEKIHHQEENMKPMETANLEELQSQLKEELESVRAERERLLSEKTDSSQNHAELEKLLSTVTSLTGERDQLQEILEGIREERNQLKRDLEDNVEMSIKVQEELKQQQHLNSEQQTEREHQEAQLQQQLQQLGEELETMTQERCQLKGDLQENLEMAAETQGLLHSIQEELRQQRQVNSDLESQSLQKESLLEQQAKQLNEELESVRERFLSEKTDSSQNHAEELEKLLSTVTSLTGERDQLQEILEGIREERNQLKRDLEDKVEMQLEEEGIHMRDERAQIQRDLQENMEMMKQLEEECKGFKEGQFHFKVEADTSHKMLSDANATISILTEQIYNLEQSTSCCSTRAGEGLRSRLEASMQKLQVSLVRLQLVIDGASKPGHGPLVGVTQVEEVMIQKLLPLLPKPTKKIYSNINRSTVQITNGVWDTKVLLKLCAKDYKTHVEALVQNDLAVFEERRMQDLLLCRAQAPSHSVKVVENDLLGVWDERLSELLDRREDYLQKMNSVLKKLEESLATHPAAVSEELRVRERSNEALNALCMVHSPDSAAVENFLERELARRSALAQANTLALQGLRDERCGLLKELGVVRAQADSQLKEERSKTSTLLQILERAPVKTEADLLRDNQQLALQRQQLDGEIKEMQMRVEQLEEDQIKAADNVSNNKQATQLLQTELQDACAQVKDREGSIQILKEKLRETEVLAKRRASPSALELEELKAKLLKMELEMTASSSKHQEELLRMTTVLNHKEDALRTLKETLRRSQQEGEQSFNEGQDLHARLITARGRMVQSNILLEKNKLEEELKRLQSKISELESLVSTQQGEITKWKARAIKLKENKRDVVDKPLSPCTPTKHRLPMNSEQFLNSPKRFLNSPKRLIDSPKKFLDSPKSKFFDVRPGSESMSINCPKQFFDNSNLGTIQDASASVDKKDEWWPLSPKQSDVCKQQ; from the exons AAAAATGTCTATGTAGCTGACCTAACTGAGGAACTGGTGACATCTCCTGAGCAAGCCCTTGCGTGGATTAGAAAAGGAGAAA AGAATCGCCATTATGGAAAGACAAAAATGAACCAGCGAAGCAGTCGTTCGCACACAATTTTCCGCATG ATCTTGGAGAATCGTGACAGGGGTGACTCTGCATCTGGTGAAAATCCAGACAGCGCCATTATTGTGTCCCATTTG AATTTGGTTGACCTGGCTGGGGCTGAGAGAGCAAGTCAAACAGGTGCTGAAG GTACACGTTTCAAAGAAGGATGTAATATAAATCGCAGCCTGTTCACCCTCGGTCAAGTGATCAAGAAACTGTCTGATGAAACCCAGAA GGGTTTCACTAACTACCGGGACAGTAAACTCACCCGCATTCTCCAAAATTCCCTGGGTGGAAATGCAAAAACTGTCATCATCTGCACCATCACCCCAGTTACTCTGGAAGAAACACTTAGCACTCTTCAA TTTGCTAGTGCAGCAAAGAACATGAAGAATGATCCACATGTCACAGAGGTTTCTGATGACGGAGCCCTTCTGAGAAGATACAGAAATGAAATTGTGGACCTCAAGCGCAGACTTCATGAG GTCTCATCAGTCACTCAAACAACCGCGACAGAGAAGGAGACTCTGTCCCAGATTTTGCAAGAGAAGGATCAGCTCCAAAGAGAACAAGAGGACAGGATTAAGAATTTAACCAAACTTCTAGTCACTTCGTCAAACTTCGTTACCATCAAAAAG ATGCCGAAACGTAGGGTTACGTGGGGTGGAAAACTGCCATCACCTGCCTTCCACCATGCTGGAGAATCTGACCTAAGCTTTGCTGAGCCTTTTTTCAAAAAAAGAAAGGCTGATATGTCTGTCTTGACAGAGCAGAATGAAG ATGGCGATGAGTTTGATTCTACCTTTGACATGGAGATGAACCAGAGCAATCTGACTGTGCGTGGTTTTGCAGAAAG TGAATTTTTATCTCCAAACCAACTGAACAAATTGTCTGAGAAGGTGTCCTGCCTGGAGCTCCAGCTGGAAAATGAGACTCAGCAGAAGCAGGAGGCCATGGAGGAAGTGGAGACTTTTCAGAGGAGGGTTGCAGAACTGGAGAAGCAGCTAGAAGGAAAGTCACTAATGCCTGCTGATGCACAGCTGGAAAAGGAGACTCAGCAGAACCAGGAAGACATGGAGGAAGTGGAGACTTTTGAGATGAAGGTTGCTGAACTGGAGAAGCAGTTAGAAAAGTCTCAAATGCCTGCTGATGCACAGGAGCAG ATGAAAAAGGGATTTGAAGAGACCATTCAACTCTGTGAGACGTTGGTGTCTGAGAAG GAAATGGTTGCTACTGAGCGTGATTATCTCAAGCAGGAGCTCAACATCCTAATGGAACAGACTGAAAACTTGAAAAAAGAAAAGGCTGCACTTCttcaggagatggaggagaagaaagagatggATGAGTTCAATTCTTTGGAAGAGGAGAGCAAAAGAGAATATGAG AAAGAACTACTGAATGACATTTCCTCCTTAAAGAAGGCCATGGAGGTCTCGGGACGCAAATCTCAAGAGCTTGAG GCTAATCTGGTGGCAATGTCCGAGGAGCTGAAAAAGAAAGGCGACTGGGCAGAGGAACTACAAAGATCG AGTGACGTTGACTTGGTCCAACAAGTGAAGCAGCTGCGACGCTCTCTGGACGATGCTGAGGGGTTGAGCCGTGACACTAAGAAGGAGTGGGCCCACCTGCGCAGTGAAAATATCTCACTCAAAGAGAGGGCT GTGACACTAACTGCTGGCTATGAGAGGATGGAAGCTCAGGTGAATGGGCTTCGCCATCAGTTGGAGACAGAAAAATTGAGCTTCAAAAAGATGCAGGTTGACCTTCAGAGGGAGTTACAGGGAGCCTTTGAGGAGAACACCAAGCTTACTACTCTTCTGGATGGAAAAGTTCCCAAAA ATCTCATAGACAGCATTGAACTTGAGAAAACAGTTGCTGTCCTGAAGAAAGAGCTGGACAAGTCTCATGAAGATGAGAGAACCCTACAAGCTAAGATCGAGGATTTGAGTGCACTGCAGGATCTTCCAGATAAAGTGAACAGTTTGATGAAGCAG GTATGTGATCTCACGGAGGAGCTCTGTGCCGTCCAAAAAGAGAGAGACATGCTGGTGTCTGCTAAGGCCTGCAGTGAGGAGGAAGCTCATCAATTCAGAGAACTTGCCCAGAGCTCCCAGGAGCAGCTAGTCAAACTTCAAGATGACCTGAGCAAAGCAGAGTTGAGGGAAAACGACCTAACCCAGCAGTGCACCGACATCACTGAGCAACTGGAGACTCTCCGTAAGGACTTGGCGCGCTCCTCTGTGGAGAACAGTCAGCTTCTGACTACTGTGGAAGAGTCCAGCCTGAGA ctGAAGGAGAATGAACAGCATCGCGCATCAATTGAAGACCAATTGTGTGGAATGCAACAAGTCATGAAAGAGTTGGAGGAGAAGCTTGCTGAGAGTGAATCATCCAAGGAAAAATATGACAATTTATCCCAGGAACACCAAGATCAG ATAAGGCAGCTGAGTGAGGAGGTGATACAAGTCCAGGCAGAACTAAAACGGCAACAGCATCTGAACTCAGAACAGCAGTCATGTGCCCAACAAGATGATCAACATCAGCTACAA ATACAGGAACTACGAGCTGCATTGGAGGCCATGACAGAGGAAAGGAGCCAGTTGAACAGTGACTTGCAGCAAAATATGGAAATG GCTGCAGAGACTCAGGGACTTCTCCATTCCATCCAAGAGGAGCTCAGACAACAGAGACAAGTGAACTCTGACCTTGAGAGCCAAAGTTTACAGAAGGAGTCTCTTCTAGAACAGCAG ATGAGGCAGCTGAGTGATGCACTTGAGTCTGGGGAAGCTGAGAGAGAACGTCTCCTGTTTGAGAAGACGGACAGCCCTCAGAATCATGCAGAGTTGgagaagctgctctctgctgtgaCCTcactgactggagagagagaccagctccaGGAGATACTGGAGGGGATCCgagaggagaggaaccagctCAAGAGAGACCTGGAGGACAATGTGGAGATG ATGATTGAAAATCAGGAGGAGCTACGGGTGGCACTTGAAAAGATACACCATCAAGAGGAAAATATGAAACCTATGGAGACTGCAAATCTAGAGGAGCTGCAAAGTCAG CTGAAGGAGGAGCTTGAGTCTGTGCGAGCTGAGCGAGAGCGTCTCCTGTCTGAGAAGACAGACAGCTCTCAGAATCATGCAGAGGAGTTGGAGAAGCTGCTTTCTACTGTGACCTCACTGACTGAAGAGCGAAACCAGCTCCAGGAGATACTGAAGGGAGTCCgagaggagaggaaccagctCAAGAGAAACCTGGAGGACAAAGTGGAGATG CAACATCTGAACTCGGCACACCAGCCCCATAGAGAACATCAGGAGAGTGACCTACGTTTGCAG ATTCAACTAGAGGCAGTGAAGGAGTTAGAGGAGCGGCTGGAAGCTGTTAAAGAGGAGCGGAGCCAGCTGAAGACTGACCTTCAGGACAATGTAGAGATG ATGATTGAGAATCAAGAGGAACTAAGGGAGGCTCAAGAGAAGATCAAATCGCTACAGGGGAAAATCCAACAACTTCAGactcaaaatgcagatgttgagaCAAGATTGAACAACATAAATGCTCCAGAGAATACATCCTGTCTAGGAGAGCTGCAAAACCAG ATAAGGCAGCTGAATGAGGAGCTGAAGTCTGTGCGAGATGAGAGAGAGCGTCTCCTGTCTGAGAAGACAGACAGCTCTCTGAATCATGCAGAGGAGTTGGAGAAGCTGCTTTCTACTGTGACCTCACTGACTGAAGAGCGAAACCAGCTCCAGGAGATACTGGAGGGAGTCCgagaggagaggaaccagctCAAGAGAGACCTGGAGGACAAAGTGGAGATG CTACAGCAGCTAGGAGAGGAACTGGAAACCATGACACAGGAGCGGTGTCAGTTGAAGGGTGACCTGCAAGAAAATCTGGAGATG GCTGCAGAGACTCAGGGACTTCTCCATTCCATCCAAGAGGAGCTCAGACAACAGAGACAAGTGAACTCTGACCTTGAGAGCCAAAGTTTACAGAAGGAGTCTCTTCTAGAACAGCAG GCTAAGCAGCTGAATGAGGAGCTTGAGTCTGTGCGAGAGCGTCTCCTGTCTGAGAAGACAGACAGCTCTCAGAATCATGCAGAGGAGTTGGAGAAGCTGCTTTCTACTGTGACCTcactgactggagagagagaccagctccaGGAGATACTGAAGGGAATCCgagaggagaggaaccagctCAAGAGAGACCTGGAGGACAATGTGGAGATG ATGATTGAAAATCAGGAGGAGCTACGGGTGGCACTTGAAAAGATACACCATCAAGAGGAAAATATGAAACCTATGGAGACTGCAAATCTAGAGGAGCTGCAAAGTCAG CTGAAGGAGGAGCTTGAGTCTGTGCGAGCTGAGCGAGAGCGTCTCCTGTCTGAGAAGACAGACAGCTCTCAGAATCATGCAGAGTTGGAGAAGCTGCTCTCTACTGTGACCTcactgactggagagagagaccagctccaGGAGATACTGGAGGGAATCCgagaggagaggaaccagctCAAGAGAGACCTGGAGGACAATGTGGAGATG TCCATCAAAGTCCAGGAGGAGTTGAAACAGCAGCAACATCTGAACTCAGAGCAACAGACTGAGAGGGAACATCAAGAAGCTCAACTTCAGCAACAA CTACAGCAGCTAGGAGAGGAACTGGAAACCATGACACAGGAGCGGTGTCAGTTGAAGGGTGACCTGCAAGAAAATCTGGAGATG GCTGCAGAGACTCAGGGACTTCTCCATTCCATCCAAGAGGAGCTCAGACAACAGAGACAAGTGAACTCTGACCTTGAGAGCCAAAGTTTACAGAAGGAGTCTCTTCTAGAACAGCAG GCTAAGCAGCTGAATGAGGAGCTTGAGTCTGTGCGAGAGCGTTTCCTGTCTGAGAAGACAGACAGCTCTCAGAATCATGCAGAGGAGTTGGAGAAGCTGCTCTCTACTGTGACCTcactgactggagagagagaccagctccaGGAGATACTGGAGGGAATCCgagaggagaggaaccagctCAAGAGAGACCTGGAGGACAAAGTGGAGATG CAGCTAGAGGAAGAAGGCATACACATGAGAGATGAGAGGGCCCAGATTCAGCGAGACCTGCAGGAAAATATGGAGATG ATGAAGCAGCTGGAGGAGGAATGTAAAGGTTTCAAAGAAGGACAGTTTCACTTCAAAGTCGAAGCAGACACCTCACACAAG ATGCTTAGTGATGCGAACGCAACCATCTCCATATTGACAGAGCAGATCTATAACCTGGAGCAGAGCACCAGCTGTTGTAGCACCAGGGCAGGAGAGGGACTGCGCtccagactggaagcttcaatgCAGAAGCTCCAG GTGTCCCTCGTGAGGCTCCAGCTTGTAATCGATGGTGCTTCTAAGCCTGGACATGGGCCCCTGGTTGGTGTCACACAAGTTGAAGAAGTCATGATACAGAAACTGTTGCCCCTTCTTCCAAAGCCCACAAAAAAGATCTATAGCAATATCAATAGATCTACAGTCCAGATCACTAACGGGGTGTGGGATACAAAG GTGCTGCTGAAGCTGTGTGCCAAGGATTACAAAACCCATGTTGAAGCCCTGGTTCAGAATGACTTGGCTGTatttgaggagaggagaatgCAGGACCTGCTCCTCTGTAGAGCCCAGGCACCCAGTCACTCAGTCAAGGTGGTTGAGAATGACCTCCTTGGAGTCTGGGACGAGAGACTGTCAGAGCTGTTGGACAGGAGAGAAGATTACCTCCAG AAAATGAACAGTGTTTTGAAGAAGCTTGAGGAGAGCCTGGCCACTCACCCAGCAGCAGTGTCAGAGGAGCTGAGGGTGCGAGAGAGGAGCAACGAGGCGCTGAATGCTCTATGCATGGTCCACTCACCGGACTCAGCAGCAGTGGAGAACTTCCTGGAGCGAGAGCTGGCCCGGCGCTCTGCTTTGGCACAGGCCAACACACTGGCTCTCCAG GGATTGCGAGATGAGCGCTGTGGTCTGCTCAAAGAGCTAGGCGTGGTTCGAGCACAGGCTGACAGTCAGCTGAAAGAAGAGAGGAGTAAGACCTCTACTCTACTGCAGATACTGGAGCGTGCCCCCGTCAAGACTGAAGCTGACCTGCTGAGGGACAACCAGCAACTTGCCCTGCAACGTCAGCAGTTGGATGGGGAAATCAAG gaaatgcagatgagagTTGAGCAGCTGGAAGAAGACCAGATCAAAGCTGCTGATAACGTCTCAAACAACAAACAAGCCACCCAGCTACTACAAACTGAGCTTCAGGATGCTTGTGCACAAGTCAAGGACAGGGAGGGCTCCATTCAAATCCTAAAAGAGAAACTCAGAGAGACGGAA GTTCTGGCTAAGAGAAGAGCATCACCTAGTGCTCTTGAGCTTGAAGAGCTGAAGGCTAAACTTTTGAAAATGGAGTTGGAGATGACTGCATCATCCTctaaacaccaggaaga GTTACTGAGGATGACGACAGTCCTGAACCACAAGGAGGACGCTCTGAGGACGCTGAAGGAGACTCTGAGAAGATCACAACAGGAGGGAGAACAGTCAT TCAATGAGGGACAGGATCTGCATGCCAGACTGATAACCGCCAGAGGACGCATGGTCCAAAGCAACATTCTCCTTGAAAAGAACAAACTTGAGGAGGAACTGAAAAGGCTACAGAGCAAAATTTCTGAATTGGAGAG CCTTGTGTCCACTCAGCAAGGAGAGATCACAAAGTGGAAGGCTAGAGCAATTAAGCTGAAGGAGAATAAGAGGGACGTGGTAGACAAGCCTCTGTCTCCATGTACTCCTACAAAACACCGCCTTCCCATGAATTCTGAGCAGTTCCTCAACTCTCCCAAGAGGTTCCTCAACTCTCCCAAGAGGTTAATTGACTCTCCCAAGAAGTTCCTCGACTCTCCCAAGAGCAAGTTCTTCGATGTCCGTCCAGGCTCTGAATCCATGTCGATCAACTGTCCCAAGCAGTTTTTTGATAACTCCAACCTTGGAACCATTCAAG ATGCAAGCGCAAGTGTGGATAAGAAGGACGAATGGTGGCCTCTGTCACCAAAGCAATCTGATGTATGCAAACAACAGTAA